In one window of Meiothermus sp. DNA:
- a CDS encoding C1 family peptidase, with protein sequence MTVLLALLASCGGGNPGGGGDSDIFKPENAFGKAPPEGAENISPEEFGNLSKDPNFRWESASAQAMRKQKTDAQFQADKVLLEGLADPRLARFLKNPLPGLKENFGGQYLISVPTRSGKMLKVLTQGKRETYRELVSGRQRYLDKSNQLGVYKSLYESLSESLRSGLPAPQDLQNQSYEQIMTALKQAENKLASNIEQIELQAEQRGFSRPGVSAQADPYMPPTYPANANAEVESGEGSDRTGNGCGPVSGGVYERLHWAQKYFTTSIKNQGNRGSCVSFALASALETQVAIRNARWVNLSEQYLYNRIKSVWDPDNYGDGTNTADAAEEFHDSGYLLPFESQWNYNPSYSRVDHEDDEYYTKSCTDYDERCSNTTHQGKFVCTTVDNVSYCGSIPPNPGQDGYRISESHLLWSNGIFSGDIPVNTVRALLTLGHPMVVALEVFENGFSPNAEGFLTSYADDDLRGGHAVHLVGYLSNAKIQAKFPNAPIGEGGGYFVIKNSWSDCWGDGGYVYIPVNWANQFFKNITYYTAGSLSSIFTNKPPAVQIAAPSNGSSFPFAQDTTYKATATDPNGGNLIIRWSSSLDGDLGSGAQITKHFTSPGTRVITAVAEDSLGFRSEPASITVTGINQAPTAKILTPLPSATIYAGSTVVNFQGEGLDGDGAFPVELSCDRLSWKSSNAADNLGSGCDFNHTFTTTGSRTITLTATDLYGAKGTATVSVNVTPKPPAGPPIINITNPIDDKYYGSANTNIRLSYSKDDPGEKPGDMYTVVWRIKVGSQTKTITPKTCTIRGLPYPCFNPSEMGYNDNGVKQAEVSVSVTDAEGLTGTDKVNISFGFVP encoded by the coding sequence ATGACAGTGCTGCTGGCGCTGCTGGCGTCGTGCGGCGGCGGGAACCCCGGTGGGGGCGGCGACTCGGACATTTTCAAGCCCGAGAACGCATTCGGGAAGGCGCCACCCGAAGGGGCGGAAAACATCTCGCCGGAGGAGTTCGGCAACCTTAGCAAAGACCCCAACTTCCGCTGGGAGTCGGCCTCAGCACAGGCAATGCGCAAGCAAAAGACCGACGCCCAGTTCCAGGCCGACAAGGTGCTGCTCGAGGGCCTGGCCGACCCTCGACTGGCCCGCTTTCTCAAGAACCCGCTCCCCGGACTAAAGGAAAACTTTGGTGGGCAGTACCTGATCAGCGTGCCTACCCGCAGTGGCAAGATGCTCAAGGTGCTCACCCAGGGCAAGCGCGAGACCTACCGTGAGCTGGTCAGCGGGCGGCAGCGCTACCTCGACAAGAGCAACCAGTTGGGCGTCTACAAGAGCCTCTACGAGAGCCTTTCCGAAAGCCTGCGGAGCGGGCTGCCCGCCCCCCAAGACCTGCAGAACCAAAGCTATGAACAGATCATGACAGCGCTCAAACAGGCCGAGAACAAGCTGGCCAGCAACATCGAGCAGATTGAACTCCAGGCCGAGCAACGGGGCTTCTCACGCCCGGGCGTGAGCGCCCAGGCCGACCCCTACATGCCTCCCACCTACCCGGCCAACGCCAACGCCGAGGTCGAGTCAGGCGAAGGCTCCGACCGCACCGGCAACGGTTGCGGGCCGGTCTCCGGCGGGGTCTACGAGCGGCTGCACTGGGCACAGAAATACTTCACCACCAGTATCAAGAACCAGGGTAACCGGGGCTCCTGCGTCTCGTTCGCCCTTGCGTCGGCCCTCGAGACCCAGGTCGCCATCCGCAATGCCAGGTGGGTTAACCTGTCTGAGCAGTACCTCTACAACCGCATCAAGTCGGTCTGGGATCCCGACAACTACGGCGACGGCACCAACACCGCCGACGCCGCCGAGGAGTTCCACGACTCCGGCTACCTGCTCCCCTTCGAAAGCCAATGGAACTACAACCCCTCCTACAGCCGTGTGGATCACGAGGACGACGAGTACTACACCAAGAGCTGCACCGACTACGACGAGCGCTGCTCCAACACCACCCACCAGGGCAAGTTCGTATGCACCACCGTGGACAACGTGTCCTACTGCGGCTCCATCCCGCCCAACCCTGGCCAGGATGGCTACCGCATCTCCGAGTCGCACCTTTTGTGGTCAAACGGCATCTTTAGCGGTGATATCCCGGTGAACACCGTGCGCGCCCTGCTCACGCTGGGACACCCCATGGTGGTGGCCCTCGAGGTGTTCGAGAACGGTTTCTCCCCCAACGCCGAGGGCTTCCTCACCAGCTACGCCGACGACGATCTGCGCGGTGGTCATGCGGTGCACCTGGTGGGTTACCTCTCCAACGCCAAGATCCAGGCTAAGTTCCCCAACGCCCCGATCGGCGAGGGCGGTGGCTACTTCGTAATCAAGAACTCCTGGAGCGACTGCTGGGGCGACGGGGGCTACGTCTATATTCCGGTCAACTGGGCCAACCAGTTCTTCAAGAACATCACCTACTACACCGCGGGCAGCCTCTCGAGCATCTTCACCAACAAGCCCCCCGCCGTGCAGATCGCCGCGCCCTCGAACGGGAGCAGCTTTCCCTTCGCCCAGGACACCACCTACAAGGCCACCGCCACCGACCCCAACGGCGGCAACCTAATCATCCGCTGGTCGTCTAGTCTGGACGGCGACCTGGGCAGCGGCGCACAGATCACCAAGCACTTCACCAGCCCCGGTACCCGCGTCATCACCGCCGTGGCCGAGGATTCACTGGGCTTCAGGAGCGAGCCCGCCAGCATCACCGTGACCGGAATCAACCAGGCCCCCACCGCCAAAATCCTCACCCCCCTGCCTAGCGCCACCATCTACGCGGGCAGCACCGTGGTCAACTTCCAGGGGGAAGGCCTCGACGGCGACGGTGCATTCCCGGTTGAGCTGAGCTGCGACCGACTGAGCTGGAAGAGCAGCAACGCGGCGGACAATCTGGGCAGCGGCTGCGACTTTAACCACACCTTCACCACTACCGGAAGCCGCACCATCACCCTCACTGCCACCGACCTCTACGGCGCGAAGGGCACCGCAACGGTCTCGGTCAATGTGACGCCCAAGCCGCCGGCTGGGCCGCCGATTATCAACATCACCAACCCCATTGACGACAAGTACTATGGCAGCGCTAACACCAACATCCGCCTCTCCTACAGCAAGGACGACCCCGGCGAAAAGCCTGGCGATATGTACACGGTGGTGTGGCGGATTAAAGTCGGCAGCCAGACCAAGACCATCACCCCCAAGACCTGCACCATCCGGGGCCTGCCTTATCCATGTTTCAACCCATCGGAGATGGGCTATAACGACAATGGCGTCAAGCAAGCCGAGGTCTCGGTTTCGGTGACCGACGCCGAAGGTCTGACCGGCACCGACAAGGTGAATATCTCGTTCGGATTTGTGCCCTGA
- a CDS encoding PKD domain-containing protein produces MIRTLRWTALALLFCILAACGGGGNPGTNKPPVASFTANPTVQAGIPLAFDGSASSDPDGEPLSFSWEFGDGVRGGAAKIAHIFTEAGTFKVRLTVGDGRGGTNSTEKTVTVTPGPAPSKTVSALALVTDPSGNALSGVSVSAAGGGNATTDASGRASVPGVGMGVPVTLKFSKTGFADQFKVLELPAAAESGYLEARLMPRESAQTLADAAKGGSLTGKQGAKITLPANALVDSGGKLVSGAVQVSLSPVDVGASPEAFPGRFAGVGPTGEQGIIPALRATEGWPRRGYR; encoded by the coding sequence ATGATTCGAACGCTGCGCTGGACAGCTTTGGCTTTACTGTTCTGCATTCTGGCGGCGTGTGGCGGAGGGGGTAACCCCGGTACGAACAAACCCCCGGTAGCTTCCTTCACCGCAAACCCGACCGTACAGGCCGGAATCCCCTTGGCTTTCGACGGCTCGGCCTCCTCCGACCCCGACGGCGAGCCGCTCTCCTTTAGCTGGGAGTTCGGCGACGGGGTGCGGGGCGGGGCGGCCAAAATCGCGCACATCTTCACCGAGGCCGGAACCTTCAAGGTCAGGCTCACCGTGGGCGATGGCAGAGGCGGAACGAACAGCACCGAGAAAACCGTCACCGTCACCCCCGGCCCGGCCCCCTCCAAAACCGTCAGTGCCCTGGCCTTGGTGACCGACCCCTCGGGCAACGCCCTTTCCGGCGTTTCGGTAAGCGCGGCGGGCGGTGGCAACGCTACCACCGATGCCAGCGGCAGGGCCAGCGTGCCGGGCGTGGGGATGGGGGTTCCGGTCACGCTAAAGTTTTCCAAGACCGGTTTCGCCGACCAGTTCAAGGTGCTCGAGCTGCCCGCCGCCGCCGAGTCGGGCTATCTCGAGGCCCGCTTGATGCCTCGAGAATCCGCCCAAACCCTGGCGGATGCGGCCAAAGGTGGGAGCCTGACCGGGAAACAAGGCGCGAAGATCACCCTTCCGGCCAATGCCCTGGTGGACTCCGGTGGGAAACTGGTCAGCGGGGCTGTGCAGGTCAGCCTTTCGCCGGTGGACGTGGGGGCCAGCCCCGAGGCCTTCCCCGGCCGGTTCGCGGGGGTGGGGCCGACTGGCGAACAGGGCATTATTCCAGCTCTTCGCGCCACGGAGGGTTGGCCCCGGCGCGGGTACAGGTGA
- a CDS encoding carbohydrate kinase: protein MLIVAGEALIDMTPTAHNGATAYVPHPGGSPYNVAMGAGRLGTPTAFLGRISRDAFGQLLRRHLAESKVSLEYVKEGQELTTLALVTPSESGEFFAFYCENTADRLLYPEDLPTTLPPQAALHFGSYSLVLEPGASSLERLMQREARRRLITLDPNVRPFLIPNREDYLKRLSGWLEQVDLVKVSQADLEWLYPGERLESVAQAWQKQGPVWVIVTRGGQGAFAVRDQEIVRVQAPQVQVVDTVGAGDAFMSGTLSWLWQSGVWARAALESLNGEQITALMNFAAGVAAITCTRAGANPPWREELE from the coding sequence ATGCTGATTGTCGCCGGAGAAGCTCTGATAGACATGACCCCCACTGCCCACAACGGCGCTACTGCTTACGTCCCGCATCCCGGTGGTTCCCCGTACAACGTAGCCATGGGAGCAGGCCGCCTGGGCACGCCCACAGCCTTTCTGGGGCGAATATCGCGCGATGCCTTTGGGCAGTTGCTCCGGCGCCACCTGGCCGAGAGCAAGGTAAGCCTGGAATATGTCAAGGAGGGCCAGGAGCTTACCACCCTGGCCCTGGTAACCCCTTCCGAGTCGGGCGAGTTTTTTGCGTTCTACTGCGAAAACACCGCCGACCGCTTGCTCTACCCCGAAGACCTGCCCACCACCCTCCCCCCCCAGGCGGCCCTGCACTTTGGCTCCTACTCGCTGGTACTGGAGCCCGGGGCCTCGAGCCTCGAGCGCCTGATGCAACGCGAGGCCCGGCGGCGGCTGATCACCCTTGACCCCAACGTACGGCCTTTTCTAATTCCAAACCGCGAGGACTACCTCAAGCGGCTTTCGGGCTGGCTCGAGCAGGTCGATCTGGTCAAGGTCAGCCAGGCCGACCTCGAGTGGCTCTATCCGGGCGAGCGGCTGGAAAGCGTTGCCCAGGCGTGGCAGAAACAGGGCCCGGTATGGGTCATCGTGACCCGTGGGGGCCAGGGGGCTTTTGCCGTTCGCGACCAGGAAATTGTTCGAGTCCAGGCTCCCCAGGTTCAGGTGGTGGACACGGTGGGCGCCGGGGATGCCTTCATGTCCGGCACCCTGAGCTGGCTGTGGCAGAGTGGGGTCTGGGCCAGGGCCGCACTGGAATCGCTGAACGGCGAACAAATTACAGCCTTGATGAACTTTGCCGCCGGTGTGGCAGCTATCACCTGTACCCGCGCCGGGGCCAACCCTCCGTGGCGCGAAGAGCTGGAATAA